One genomic window of Trichlorobacter lovleyi includes the following:
- a CDS encoding terminase gpA endonuclease subunit, giving the protein MMPAVAEQPKEFIRFRPAEIKVFRKRKRLPGPEWFERNINVPIGSRKGLYRNSNNPAMWGILHWATLPWVRTLVLAKGIQVGGTLIFYGLMLREAQYTADTALIVMADERSVKKLSKKRLQPMIDQSPALASIKSSNPDDTSIYSISLSHGFTIDIGWSSSEMSVSSESYRVVLLDEISKYKVRGNIEDAKGRTTVHQDTFKLWIWSSPGIDTDDPENRDPLMVEAEACDVMLEFFAKCPDCGKEQVMIFDRFGWPGQVNLQGQTEADPKAIRRNRSAWYQCEHCPSRWNDYKRDKAVLASMKTGWKPTDGEEIERPQSVYFHFPAWLSPYVSLSEVVASWLEAQGDEEKLRKWNNRFAGVSYRVNSTHAPELEALADRAEVYPAEVPMNAGILTAGADVQINRIEIEVVAWGVGNESWGIENQVFYGDPRLPDVWAQLDTYLSKRWKHESGVEIGLSRTFVDSGYCSSHVYKFTAPRKPRNIYSVKGASSAEAPEVLGPTKQRIGSTKAEVFILGGNKLKTTMFGYFDIAQPGPGYCHLPDTYDKTWYEQMQAEHQVAQKTNGRPVQVWQKKKANLANEAIDKRQYALAALMSLRVDIKAQIAALKSAAEPKEPQKQTASGPPGGFVRGWRR; this is encoded by the coding sequence ATGATGCCTGCTGTTGCAGAACAGCCAAAAGAATTTATCCGCTTCCGACCTGCTGAAATCAAGGTATTCCGAAAGCGTAAGCGTCTACCTGGTCCGGAATGGTTTGAGCGCAACATCAACGTTCCGATCGGATCCCGCAAGGGTCTCTACCGCAACAGCAACAATCCGGCTATGTGGGGGATACTGCACTGGGCTACCCTACCCTGGGTGCGCACACTGGTACTGGCCAAAGGTATACAGGTCGGCGGCACTCTGATCTTCTACGGCCTCATGCTACGCGAAGCCCAGTACACTGCCGACACGGCCCTGATAGTCATGGCTGATGAGCGCAGCGTCAAAAAACTCAGCAAAAAGCGCCTGCAGCCGATGATTGATCAATCACCAGCCCTGGCCAGCATCAAAAGCAGCAACCCGGACGACACCAGTATCTACAGCATCAGCCTGTCCCATGGTTTCACCATTGATATCGGCTGGTCCAGCTCTGAAATGTCCGTATCGTCTGAATCATACCGTGTGGTCCTGCTGGATGAGATCAGTAAATACAAAGTGCGCGGCAACATCGAAGACGCGAAAGGCCGCACCACCGTTCACCAGGACACTTTCAAACTCTGGATATGGTCATCCCCTGGCATAGACACCGATGATCCGGAAAACCGTGATCCCCTCATGGTAGAGGCTGAAGCCTGCGATGTCATGCTGGAGTTTTTCGCCAAATGTCCTGATTGTGGCAAAGAACAGGTAATGATCTTTGATCGGTTTGGCTGGCCAGGGCAAGTCAACCTTCAAGGACAGACAGAAGCAGATCCCAAAGCCATCCGCCGCAACCGATCGGCTTGGTACCAGTGCGAACACTGCCCCAGCCGCTGGAATGACTACAAGCGCGATAAAGCCGTGCTTGCCAGTATGAAAACCGGCTGGAAACCAACCGATGGCGAAGAGATCGAGCGCCCCCAGTCGGTCTACTTCCACTTCCCTGCTTGGCTCTCCCCCTATGTCAGCCTGTCTGAAGTCGTTGCCAGCTGGTTAGAGGCCCAGGGTGATGAAGAAAAACTGCGTAAATGGAACAACCGCTTTGCCGGGGTAAGCTATCGTGTCAATAGCACCCATGCACCAGAACTTGAGGCCCTGGCTGATCGTGCAGAGGTCTACCCGGCAGAAGTGCCCATGAACGCCGGCATACTCACTGCAGGTGCAGACGTACAGATCAACCGGATCGAGATCGAGGTAGTGGCCTGGGGCGTAGGCAATGAATCATGGGGTATTGAAAATCAGGTATTCTATGGCGATCCTCGCCTGCCTGATGTCTGGGCCCAGCTTGATACCTACCTATCAAAACGCTGGAAGCATGAAAGCGGGGTAGAAATCGGGCTATCTAGAACCTTTGTGGACTCTGGCTACTGTTCCAGTCACGTCTACAAATTCACTGCTCCACGTAAGCCGCGCAATATTTACAGCGTCAAGGGCGCATCGTCGGCAGAGGCTCCAGAGGTGCTGGGCCCAACCAAGCAGCGGATCGGAAGCACCAAGGCCGAAGTATTCATCCTGGGCGGCAACAAACTCAAAACCACCATGTTCGGCTACTTTGATATTGCCCAGCCCGGACCAGGCTACTGTCACCTGCCAGATACCTATGACAAGACCTGGTACGAACAGATGCAGGCAGAACACCAGGTGGCCCAGAAAACAAATGGCAGACCGGTACAGGTCTGGCAAAAGAAAAAGGCCAATCTTGCCAACGAGGCTATTGATAAACGCCAGTACGCCCTTGCCGCGCTCATGTCCCTACGGGTGGATATCAAGGCCCAGATAGCGGCACTCAAGTCGGCAGCGGAACCCAAAGAACCACAAAAACAGACAGCATCAGGCCCGCCAGGCGGGTTTGTACGCGGATGGAGGCGATAA
- a CDS encoding helix-turn-helix domain-containing protein produces MATPYLSIGQVAQKLGVSTRTVRNWWLSGKTSLQAWCPGHIVGKTGLKFTRKSVEVFIQQGNVKPDEYENA; encoded by the coding sequence ATGGCAACACCCTATCTTTCGATTGGTCAGGTAGCGCAAAAACTTGGTGTAAGCACCCGTACCGTCCGCAACTGGTGGTTGTCAGGTAAAACCTCTTTGCAGGCCTGGTGCCCTGGCCATATTGTGGGTAAAACCGGCCTCAAATTCACTCGGAAAAGTGTGGAAGTTTTTATCCAGCAAGGCAACGTAAAGCCAGATGAATACGAGAACGCATAG
- a CDS encoding phage portal protein codes for MGKLSRMVNRALSAVGLRRVRNSGIVPGTESYQILKEWIESPLKGAGSLDWDLRNKISATRNTSRKLALNNPLVRQYLQLLEQNVIGPKGMRLQCQVRNATGDLDKSTNSAIEAAFADFWRSPWVDGRLSGVQGEQLLIRTMAVDGEAFVRRVLGSRFKYGMALQMIDADLVDHQLNRARGAKGENEIRLGIEVDEWGAAVAIYVLDSAQQDINGARSQGKHIRIPASEIIHLYDPERINQSRGITWLNSVALPLNILDGYVEATLVAARTAACSMPLFKHTNADLYGTDSSGNPVAQNFSIELNPGGGLTLPPGLEMQEFDPSKPTINFGEFTKENKRWVSSGVQVSYNALANDLEGVNFSSMRSGLLIERDSWQCHQQMWIDRFRLPVHGWFVPAAMLSGNLRLPSHDASLYLAARLIPRGWKWVDPLKEATAAVLAIKEGLGSRTGFLGEQGEDFEAIVEQLADEATITKDAGITLGEAPQQNQQQNSDQRLMAALRLLLAEEKEA; via the coding sequence ATGGGTAAGCTTAGTCGCATGGTTAACCGCGCTCTTTCTGCAGTGGGTCTGCGCCGTGTGCGCAACTCCGGTATTGTCCCTGGCACAGAATCCTATCAGATCCTTAAAGAGTGGATCGAAAGCCCGTTAAAGGGTGCCGGTTCACTTGATTGGGATCTGCGCAACAAGATCAGCGCCACCCGTAACACCTCCCGCAAGCTGGCACTCAATAATCCTTTGGTGCGCCAGTACCTGCAACTGCTTGAGCAAAACGTCATAGGACCAAAAGGTATGCGCCTGCAGTGCCAGGTCCGCAATGCTACAGGCGATCTTGATAAATCTACCAACAGCGCCATTGAGGCCGCTTTTGCTGATTTCTGGCGTTCTCCCTGGGTAGATGGCCGGCTGTCCGGCGTACAGGGTGAACAACTGCTTATCCGCACTATGGCTGTTGATGGTGAGGCCTTTGTCCGCCGCGTGCTGGGTAGTCGTTTTAAGTACGGCATGGCCCTGCAGATGATTGATGCAGACCTGGTTGATCATCAGCTTAACCGTGCCCGTGGTGCCAAAGGCGAAAATGAAATCAGGTTGGGTATTGAGGTTGATGAATGGGGTGCTGCTGTTGCCATCTACGTGCTGGATTCTGCCCAGCAGGATATCAATGGGGCACGTTCACAGGGCAAACACATCCGTATACCGGCATCTGAAATTATTCACCTCTATGATCCAGAGCGGATCAACCAAAGCCGGGGCATTACCTGGCTTAACTCTGTTGCCCTGCCACTTAATATTCTGGATGGCTATGTAGAAGCAACACTGGTAGCTGCCCGTACCGCTGCCTGCTCCATGCCGCTATTCAAGCACACTAATGCCGATCTGTACGGCACCGATTCAAGCGGCAACCCTGTAGCGCAAAACTTCAGCATAGAACTAAACCCCGGTGGTGGTCTTACCCTCCCCCCAGGGCTTGAAATGCAGGAATTCGACCCCAGCAAGCCAACCATAAACTTCGGAGAATTCACCAAAGAAAACAAGCGCTGGGTCTCTTCCGGCGTACAGGTCTCATACAACGCCCTGGCTAATGACCTTGAAGGCGTCAACTTCTCCAGCATGCGTTCAGGCCTGCTGATAGAGCGCGATTCCTGGCAGTGCCACCAGCAAATGTGGATAGACCGCTTTAGATTACCGGTACATGGCTGGTTTGTACCTGCTGCAATGCTTTCCGGCAACCTGCGCCTGCCCTCCCATGATGCCTCCCTGTATCTGGCTGCCCGCTTAATCCCCCGTGGCTGGAAGTGGGTAGACCCTCTCAAAGAAGCCACCGCTGCCGTGCTGGCTATTAAAGAAGGGCTTGGTTCCCGTACCGGATTCCTCGGCGAACAGGGCGAAGATTTTGAAGCCATAGTAGAGCAGCTGGCAGACGAAGCCACCATCACCAAGGATGCCGGTATCACACTGGGTGAAGCTCCGCAACAAAACCAGCAGCAGAACAGTGATCAACGCTTAATGGCCGCGCTACGGCTGCTGCTTGCAGAAGAAAAGGAGGCATAA